One Chitinophagales bacterium genomic window carries:
- a CDS encoding TolC family protein, producing the protein MFAFSIFGTAKIIKHLRPLFLAATFFCLFTDSLFAQKVWTLEECIAYAKDNNISIRQSELTQHSSEDALLQSKLSLLPNINGSVNYYFNFGRTLDPTTYSYRTQSFQNGQLTAQAGWDIFNGFQRQNTIKKNQFDLLASQFTTETTVNNVLLFVVGGFLNVVYAKENLKIAQGQLQLSNQQLTRTQALVSAGTLSEGSLYNIQAQEANDELNQVTAQNTLDIAKLNLAQLLNVKDPIDVTIADVVISNDLLSELNVTVDSVYKLALQIQPQIKSAEYQVKSSEKSFSIAKGAQYPALSLFGSLSTNYSNAKQITGFDSIAGEPTTIGYLSSTGDPVLAPNLIFLPIRSTPTFTRQFNDNFGEAFGISLNIPIFNNWQTRTNVSRSRINLLNQQLTLESTRQQLYKDVQTAYTDAVAAKNKYTASLKSVASLQKAFDDAQRRFNLGAITSLDYITAQNNLLRSTSELLQSKYQYIFKLKELEFYEGKPLTMQ; encoded by the coding sequence ATGTTTGCTTTTTCTATCTTTGGCACCGCTAAAATAATTAAACATTTGCGTCCTCTTTTTCTTGCTGCTACTTTCTTCTGCTTATTTACTGATTCCCTGTTTGCACAAAAAGTCTGGACGCTGGAGGAATGCATTGCTTATGCTAAAGACAATAACATCAGCATCAGGCAATCCGAGCTTACTCAACACTCTTCTGAAGATGCCTTGCTTCAGTCGAAGCTGAGTCTTTTACCCAATATCAATGGAAGCGTTAATTACTATTTTAATTTTGGCCGCACATTAGATCCCACCACCTATTCTTATAGAACGCAGAGTTTTCAAAACGGACAGCTTACCGCACAGGCGGGTTGGGACATTTTTAATGGTTTTCAGCGACAGAATACCATTAAGAAAAATCAATTTGATCTGTTAGCAAGTCAATTCACAACGGAGACCACGGTGAATAATGTTTTATTGTTTGTTGTAGGAGGGTTTTTGAATGTAGTATATGCTAAAGAAAATTTGAAAATAGCCCAGGGTCAGCTCCAGCTTTCTAACCAGCAGCTTACCCGAACACAAGCATTGGTATCAGCAGGTACACTGTCGGAAGGGTCTCTTTACAATATTCAGGCACAGGAAGCAAATGATGAACTCAATCAGGTAACGGCTCAGAATACACTCGATATTGCAAAACTTAATCTTGCCCAGCTACTTAATGTTAAGGATCCAATCGACGTCACCATAGCGGATGTCGTGATTAGCAATGACCTTCTTAGTGAGTTAAACGTGACGGTTGATAGTGTTTACAAGCTGGCCCTTCAAATACAGCCGCAAATTAAAAGTGCAGAATACCAGGTGAAAAGCTCTGAGAAGAGTTTTTCAATTGCAAAAGGGGCACAATACCCTGCATTATCACTTTTTGGAAGTCTGTCTACGAATTACTCCAATGCAAAACAGATAACCGGGTTCGATTCCATTGCCGGTGAACCAACTACTATTGGTTATTTATCAAGTACCGGTGATCCTGTGCTCGCACCTAATTTAATTTTCCTACCGATAAGATCAACTCCAACCTTTACCCGGCAGTTTAATGATAATTTTGGCGAAGCTTTTGGAATCAGCCTGAATATTCCTATTTTCAATAACTGGCAGACGCGTACAAATGTCAGTCGCTCCCGCATCAACCTGTTAAACCAGCAGCTAACGTTGGAATCAACCAGGCAGCAGTTGTATAAAGATGTACAGACAGCCTATACAGATGCGGTGGCAGCAAAAAATAAGTATACCGCATCTCTCAAGAGCGTTGCTTCTTTACAAAAAGCATTCGATGATGCTCAAAGAAGATTTAACCTTGGTGCTATCACTTCCCTCGATTACATCACTGCTCAGAATAATTTATTGAGATCGACATCGGAACTGCTTCAGTCCAAATATCAATATATCTTCAAGTTGAAAGAGCTTGAGTTTTATGAAGGCAAACCACTAACAATGCAATAG
- a CDS encoding efflux RND transporter periplasmic adaptor subunit: MFRKNRLLIIIAAIAIILVIVLIVGKKQGWVGGGNATDVSVEKVSRRTIIEKVSASGKIYPQVEVKLSPDVSGEITQLNVEEGDSVKEGQLLAKIKPDIYQAELDRAVAAMNTAKANYLQAKASQVQSDAQYEKADKDYQRNVSLYNNKIIASSDFETVEASYKSAKAANDGAQMSVDAAQYNVVSAAASVKQAQEDLRKTNIYAPMGGILSQLNIEKGERVLGTTQMEGTDMMHISDLNAIEARVDVSENDVLRVKLGDTSDIELDAYPDKIFKGVVTQIANSAKNQLSTSTEQVTNFVVKILLIKDSYKDLEGNSGKQFPFLPGMSASVDVMTSHVNKVMAVPIQCVTTREDSSNGGTADTAKKKSAIQEIVFMNDQGKAKAVKVKTGIQDDEYIEIKEGLKGDEQIITGPFSAISRLLKNGDPIAVVDKSKLFAKETAK, encoded by the coding sequence ATGTTCAGGAAAAACCGTCTTCTTATTATTATAGCCGCTATCGCTATTATTCTTGTTATTGTTTTGATTGTTGGAAAGAAACAAGGCTGGGTCGGCGGCGGGAATGCTACAGATGTTAGTGTCGAAAAGGTTTCAAGAAGAACCATTATTGAAAAAGTATCCGCCAGCGGTAAAATCTATCCACAGGTTGAAGTAAAGCTCAGTCCTGATGTATCAGGGGAGATCACCCAGTTGAATGTAGAAGAAGGTGACTCTGTGAAAGAAGGCCAGCTGCTTGCTAAAATAAAACCAGACATCTACCAGGCAGAGCTGGACCGGGCAGTGGCTGCTATGAATACTGCAAAAGCAAACTACCTGCAAGCCAAGGCATCGCAGGTGCAGTCAGATGCACAATATGAAAAGGCAGATAAAGACTATCAGCGTAACGTTTCGCTATATAATAATAAGATAATTGCTTCTTCCGATTTTGAAACCGTTGAAGCTTCTTATAAATCTGCAAAGGCTGCCAATGATGGAGCACAAATGAGTGTAGATGCTGCACAATATAATGTTGTAAGTGCGGCTGCCTCTGTAAAACAGGCACAGGAAGATCTTCGGAAGACCAATATATATGCCCCTATGGGCGGCATCTTATCTCAATTAAACATTGAGAAAGGAGAACGTGTATTGGGAACTACTCAAATGGAAGGTACTGATATGATGCATATATCCGATCTCAACGCTATTGAGGCTCGCGTAGATGTAAGTGAAAATGATGTGCTTCGGGTGAAATTAGGTGACACTTCCGATATTGAACTGGATGCCTATCCTGATAAAATTTTTAAAGGCGTAGTTACGCAAATAGCTAATTCTGCTAAAAACCAATTAAGTACCAGTACGGAGCAGGTCACTAATTTTGTTGTTAAAATTTTACTTATTAAAGATTCTTATAAAGATTTGGAAGGGAATAGTGGAAAGCAGTTTCCGTTTTTACCTGGCATGTCAGCTTCTGTGGATGTAATGACCAGCCATGTAAATAAGGTTATGGCTGTACCTATTCAATGCGTTACAACCCGTGAAGACAGTTCCAATGGCGGAACTGCTGATACAGCAAAGAAAAAAAGCGCTATACAGGAAATCGTTTTTATGAATGACCAGGGAAAGGCAAAAGCTGTAAAGGTTAAAACCGGTATTCAGGATGATGAGTATATAGAAATTAAGGAGGGATTAAAAGGTGATGAACAAATTATAACAGGTCCTTTCAGTGCCATTTCTCGTTTGCTGAAGAACGGTGATCCAATTGCAGTAGTTGATAAGAGCAAGCTATTTGCTAAAGAAACAGCAAAATAG
- a CDS encoding NAD(P)H-dependent glycerol-3-phosphate dehydrogenase, whose product MIGGGSWATALVKILNQNGHTVNWWLRSKHAADWLRAHNHNPRYLGSIKFQPELIIPSNDIKVVISQVDIIFLAVPAAFLSGVLTRLSYEDFEGKILVSAIKGMIPFDNLIIAEYLEKYFKVSFENTVIISGPSHAEEIALEKLSYLTLACPDILNSTLVCNLLRCNYLRCTESDDIYGTEYGAVLKNIYALCSGICHGLGYGDNFQAVFISNAIEEMERFVKAVHPINRDIKDSAYLGDLLVTAYSQFSRNRTLGTMIGKGYSVQAALLEMNMIAEGYNAAKCIHEVNKHYQVNLPICEATYRILYEEAEPGKEMEKVSAVLS is encoded by the coding sequence ATGATTGGCGGTGGAAGCTGGGCAACTGCTCTCGTTAAAATTCTGAACCAGAACGGCCACACCGTTAACTGGTGGCTGCGCAGCAAACATGCGGCAGATTGGCTTCGAGCCCATAATCATAATCCCCGTTATCTTGGTTCTATTAAATTTCAGCCAGAATTAATTATTCCATCCAACGATATAAAAGTGGTTATTTCACAAGTAGATATTATTTTTCTTGCTGTACCGGCGGCCTTCCTGTCAGGTGTACTTACAAGATTATCATATGAAGATTTTGAAGGAAAAATTTTGGTATCTGCAATAAAAGGTATGATTCCATTTGATAATCTTATAATAGCGGAATACCTTGAAAAATATTTTAAAGTTTCATTTGAGAATACGGTGATCATCAGCGGCCCTTCTCATGCAGAAGAAATTGCGCTTGAAAAGCTATCTTATTTAACGCTTGCCTGTCCTGATATTTTAAATTCAACGCTCGTTTGTAACCTGCTTCGCTGTAACTATTTACGGTGCACAGAAAGTGACGATATCTATGGAACGGAATATGGAGCCGTGCTGAAAAATATCTACGCACTATGCTCAGGGATTTGCCATGGACTTGGGTATGGAGATAATTTCCAGGCGGTGTTTATCAGCAATGCCATAGAGGAGATGGAGCGCTTCGTAAAAGCAGTGCATCCTATAAACCGGGACATTAAAGATTCCGCTTACCTCGGGGATCTTTTAGTAACGGCATATTCGCAATTCAGCCGTAACCGTACCCTCGGCACCATGATCGGAAAGGGTTATTCTGTGCAGGCCGCTTTGCTGGAAATGAATATGATTGCGGAAGGATATAATGCTGCGAAATGTATTCATGAAGTGAATAAGCATTACCAGGTAAATCTTCCAATCTGTGAGGCTACGTACAGGATTTTATACGAAGAAGCCGAACCAGGAAAAGAGATGGAAAAAGTGAGTGCAGTTTTGAGTTAA
- a CDS encoding UDP-2,3-diacylglucosamine diphosphatase, whose product MENIPELTGKIYFVSDLHLGVPDYNSSLVREKKFVQWLELIRLDAQALFIVGDLFDFWFEYAEVVPRGYVRVLGKLAELTDNGLPVHFFTGNHDQWMKDYFTKELNIPVYHSQQQLSIAGKNFLIAHGDGLGKGDHGYKFLKSLFRGRLSRWLFSRIHPNLGVHLGRYWSLNNRLISGEDAEFLGEPEEWLIGYARKVLKNKHVDYFIFGHRHLAIDYLLNETSHYINLGDWIRYYSYAVFDGENLELKYYK is encoded by the coding sequence ATGGAAAATATTCCGGAGCTCACCGGCAAAATATATTTTGTTTCTGACCTTCACCTTGGTGTTCCGGATTACAATTCTTCGCTTGTTCGTGAAAAGAAGTTTGTTCAATGGCTGGAACTCATCCGGCTGGATGCGCAGGCACTTTTTATAGTGGGTGATCTCTTTGATTTTTGGTTTGAATATGCTGAGGTTGTGCCGCGCGGATATGTGCGTGTGCTTGGCAAACTGGCGGAGCTCACGGATAACGGGTTACCTGTCCACTTTTTTACCGGCAACCATGATCAATGGATGAAAGATTACTTTACTAAGGAGCTGAACATCCCGGTTTATCATTCTCAACAGCAGCTTTCAATTGCAGGAAAGAATTTTTTAATTGCTCATGGTGATGGATTGGGCAAAGGAGATCATGGATACAAATTTTTAAAATCGTTGTTTCGTGGACGATTATCACGCTGGCTTTTTTCCCGCATTCATCCGAACCTGGGAGTACACCTGGGCAGATACTGGTCATTGAATAATCGCCTGATCAGTGGGGAAGATGCGGAATTCCTCGGGGAGCCTGAAGAATGGCTGATCGGATATGCCCGTAAAGTGCTGAAAAACAAACATGTTGATTATTTTATATTTGGCCATCGACACCTGGCCATTGACTATCTACTGAATGAGACGAGCCATTATATTAATCTTGGTGACTGGATCAGGTATTATAGCTACGCAGTGTTTGATGGTGAAAATCTGGAGCTGAAGTATTATAAATAA
- a CDS encoding LUD domain-containing protein yields the protein METTSKERILKKIRKALIEPTDQPFPNLDTNTSIYPAPADSLDIIFAEEFTKVQGNFIYCENHSDFIENLNSLSEARHWDNLFAWEYSLQALFQQYIFKKLRIGGNLDKADGGITRCEVLIARTGTILLSSRQESGRALPIFPPVHLVVAYRSQLVYDLKDGLQSVAEKYEGKMPSMISLATGPSRTADIEKTLVLGAHGPKEVYLFFIDEPATA from the coding sequence ATGGAGACCACTTCCAAGGAACGCATTCTGAAAAAGATTCGTAAGGCACTAATTGAACCTACAGATCAGCCTTTTCCTAATCTTGATACCAACACTTCCATTTATCCTGCTCCTGCTGATTCCCTGGATATCATTTTTGCTGAGGAATTCACGAAGGTGCAGGGAAACTTTATCTACTGTGAAAATCATTCAGATTTCATAGAAAACCTGAATTCACTTTCAGAAGCAAGACATTGGGATAATTTGTTTGCGTGGGAGTATTCTTTGCAGGCCCTGTTTCAGCAATATATTTTTAAAAAATTGCGAATCGGCGGTAACCTCGATAAGGCGGATGGGGGCATTACCAGGTGTGAGGTATTGATAGCCCGTACCGGAACTATTCTTCTTAGTTCCCGCCAGGAATCGGGCCGAGCACTTCCAATCTTTCCCCCTGTGCATTTAGTGGTTGCATATCGTTCTCAATTAGTTTATGATCTGAAAGATGGCCTCCAGTCAGTAGCTGAAAAATATGAAGGTAAAATGCCTTCCATGATTTCTCTGGCTACGGGTCCAAGCCGGACAGCAGATATTGAAAAGACGCTTGTATTGGGCGCACATGGTCCGAAAGAAGTATACCTGTTTTTTATAGATGAGCCTGCCACTGCGTAA
- a CDS encoding ATP-dependent metallopeptidase FtsH/Yme1/Tma family protein — protein MEEKNKTRKRNPLINPPKGPKFNVYWIYGIVVVILIGLNYFPFSKSSKLISFEEFNQNMLQSEDVEKLVVVNKEYSEIYIKKDRLSEDKYKDVATTNFNTLNPGPHYKFKILSVDDFTKRLDQAESEVIKKDPTYQRIGVYPENQADWLSLLMTWILPILAFVAIWYFIMRRMTGGVGGAGGQIFNFGKSKATLFDKNTKVNVTFADVAGLDEAKAEVMEIVDFLKNPKKYTALGGKIPKGALLVGPPGTGKTLIAKAMAGEAQVPFFSISGSDFVELFVGIGASRVRDLFRQAREKAPCIIFIDEIDAIGRARGRNFIQGGNDERENTLNQLLVEMDGFGTDSHVIILAATNRPDVLDSALMRPGRFDRQISIDKPDLVGREQIFKVHSKHIKVAKVLDMQKLAAQTPGFAGADIANVCNEAALIAARKGKKEVEMSDFQDAIDRVIGGLEKKTKIISKEEKKIVAYHEAGHAICGWFLEHADPLVKVSIVPRGVAALGYAQYLPKEQYLYTTEQLIDGICMALGGRAAEEIVFGRISTGAQNDLERITKMAYAMITIYGMNAKIGNLSYFDPQNEYGFQKPYSEETGRMIDQEVRLLVERAFDRTKNLLKEKRNELEALSQELLQKEILFQQDLERLIGKRPFDIKTKEEEEAAIAENGTTEQAEEQEKKEEVLIPSVLKNPETKIA, from the coding sequence ATGGAAGAAAAAAATAAAACACGGAAGCGAAATCCGTTAATTAATCCTCCTAAAGGGCCAAAGTTCAATGTTTATTGGATTTATGGCATTGTGGTGGTAATATTAATTGGGTTAAATTATTTTCCTTTCAGCAAATCATCTAAGCTCATCAGTTTTGAGGAGTTTAATCAGAACATGCTGCAATCGGAAGATGTGGAAAAACTGGTTGTTGTAAATAAGGAGTACTCTGAAATCTATATTAAAAAGGATCGGCTGAGTGAGGATAAATATAAAGACGTTGCAACTACAAATTTTAATACCTTAAATCCCGGACCTCATTATAAGTTCAAGATTTTGAGTGTGGATGATTTTACCAAACGCCTTGATCAGGCGGAATCGGAAGTCATTAAAAAAGATCCGACCTACCAACGTATTGGAGTTTACCCGGAGAACCAGGCCGACTGGTTAAGCTTACTGATGACGTGGATACTTCCGATTCTTGCTTTTGTTGCCATATGGTATTTTATTATGAGAAGAATGACAGGCGGAGTTGGAGGAGCAGGTGGTCAGATCTTTAATTTCGGAAAATCCAAGGCTACACTCTTTGATAAGAATACCAAGGTAAATGTAACTTTTGCGGACGTGGCAGGCCTGGATGAAGCAAAGGCCGAAGTGATGGAGATAGTTGACTTCCTCAAAAACCCAAAGAAATATACAGCTCTTGGTGGTAAAATACCAAAGGGTGCTTTACTGGTTGGGCCTCCGGGAACCGGAAAAACATTAATTGCTAAGGCAATGGCCGGGGAAGCGCAGGTACCTTTCTTTTCTATTTCAGGGTCTGATTTCGTGGAACTGTTCGTCGGAATCGGAGCATCTCGTGTGCGCGATCTTTTTCGCCAGGCAAGAGAAAAAGCACCGTGCATCATTTTTATAGATGAAATAGATGCTATCGGCAGGGCGCGGGGCAGGAACTTTATACAAGGCGGAAACGATGAGCGCGAGAATACCCTGAACCAATTGTTGGTGGAAATGGATGGTTTCGGAACAGATTCTCATGTTATTATTCTGGCCGCCACAAATCGGCCCGATGTGCTTGATTCAGCATTAATGCGTCCTGGAAGATTTGACCGGCAAATTTCAATTGATAAACCTGACCTGGTAGGAAGAGAACAAATATTCAAGGTCCACTCTAAACACATTAAAGTGGCAAAAGTGCTGGATATGCAGAAATTAGCTGCTCAAACTCCCGGCTTTGCTGGTGCGGATATTGCCAACGTTTGCAATGAGGCCGCTTTAATTGCAGCACGAAAGGGTAAAAAGGAAGTTGAGATGAGTGATTTCCAGGATGCCATTGATCGCGTAATCGGGGGACTGGAAAAAAAGACAAAGATCATCTCTAAAGAAGAAAAAAAGATTGTTGCATACCATGAAGCAGGTCATGCTATTTGCGGCTGGTTCCTGGAACATGCCGATCCGCTGGTAAAAGTTTCTATTGTACCCCGTGGTGTTGCAGCTCTTGGCTATGCGCAGTATTTGCCAAAGGAGCAATACCTGTACACTACGGAGCAGTTGATTGACGGCATTTGCATGGCACTAGGAGGAAGAGCTGCAGAAGAGATCGTATTCGGAAGAATTTCTACCGGTGCCCAAAATGATCTGGAACGGATCACCAAGATGGCATATGCCATGATCACCATTTATGGCATGAATGCAAAAATTGGAAACCTGTCTTATTTTGATCCTCAAAACGAGTACGGGTTTCAAAAACCATATTCAGAAGAAACCGGAAGGATGATAGATCAGGAAGTGCGTCTATTGGTAGAGCGCGCTTTTGACAGGACGAAAAATTTGCTTAAGGAAAAACGTAATGAGCTCGAAGCACTATCTCAGGAATTGCTGCAAAAGGAAATCCTTTTCCAGCAGGACCTTGAACGGTTAATCGGAAAACGGCCATTTGACATAAAAACCAAGGAAGAAGAGGAAGCAGCGATTGCTGAAAACGGTACCACAGAACAGGCAGAGGAGCAGGAAAAGAAAGAAGAAGTATTAATTCCGTCTGTGTTAAAAAATCCAGAAACCAAAATAGCTTAG
- the rsfS gene encoding ribosome silencing factor, which translates to MSVPSITSCCCINAAACSLVEVRSAKSNLVFPTKKVDDIPIGRIYLVLQKNLIIKAVKATKKPSSKQIYPANVEVIVESIRDKKGENIVTLDLRNIQDAVTDFFIITDAESTTQVKAIAENIIRHVHEQLLEKPWHQEGFTNAEWILIDYVNVVIHVFLKPVRHFYQLEELWSDATVEEHND; encoded by the coding sequence ATGAGCGTGCCTTCAATTACATCTTGCTGCTGTATTAATGCTGCAGCATGCTCATTGGTGGAAGTTAGGTCTGCAAAATCCAATCTTGTTTTTCCTACAAAAAAAGTGGACGACATTCCGATTGGCAGGATTTATTTAGTTTTGCAAAAAAACTTAATTATCAAAGCTGTAAAAGCCACAAAAAAACCATCGTCAAAACAAATATACCCGGCGAATGTAGAGGTAATCGTTGAAAGTATACGGGACAAAAAAGGAGAGAATATTGTAACCCTTGATCTCAGGAATATTCAGGATGCTGTTACTGATTTTTTTATAATAACAGATGCTGAATCAACAACACAGGTTAAAGCCATTGCAGAAAATATAATCAGGCACGTTCATGAGCAACTGCTTGAAAAACCCTGGCACCAGGAAGGTTTTACAAATGCCGAATGGATTTTAATAGATTATGTAAACGTTGTAATACACGTTTTTCTTAAGCCTGTTCGCCATTTTTACCAGTTGGAAGAATTGTGGAGTGATGCCACGGTTGAGGAACATAATGACTAA
- a CDS encoding biotin--[acetyl-CoA-carboxylase] ligase, with the protein MDFADLTSTNEHAAALIQQQDVIEGTLIRADFQSGGKGYAGNSWQSEKGKNLLLSIILKPKFLPAKRQFFLNQVISLAVAATVEDFVIKENVKIKWPNDILFGEKKIAGILIENSVQGNFIQYSIVGVGLNVNQINFSGLQKKATSMACITGKKFSLNKVLDDLCEKLEYRYLQLKNNHVDQIQKDYMKQLFRVEEESDYSTAGKTFMGKIVGLTAEGKLILQVNNQHEVFGFKEIEMII; encoded by the coding sequence TTGGATTTTGCAGACCTAACTTCCACCAATGAGCATGCTGCAGCATTAATACAGCAGCAAGATGTAATTGAAGGCACGCTCATCCGCGCCGATTTTCAATCAGGGGGTAAAGGCTACGCAGGAAATAGCTGGCAAAGCGAGAAAGGGAAAAATTTATTACTAAGCATTATATTAAAGCCAAAGTTCCTTCCAGCCAAACGGCAGTTTTTTCTTAACCAGGTTATCTCGTTAGCCGTTGCTGCAACTGTGGAAGACTTTGTAATAAAAGAAAACGTCAAAATTAAATGGCCTAATGATATATTATTCGGTGAAAAAAAGATTGCTGGAATCCTTATTGAAAACTCAGTGCAGGGAAATTTTATTCAATATTCAATTGTGGGTGTTGGGCTAAATGTAAATCAAATAAATTTTTCCGGGTTGCAAAAAAAGGCAACTTCTATGGCATGCATTACCGGGAAAAAATTTTCTCTTAATAAGGTATTGGATGATCTATGTGAAAAGCTGGAATACCGTTATCTGCAACTGAAGAATAACCACGTTGATCAAATTCAGAAAGATTATATGAAGCAATTGTTCAGGGTGGAGGAAGAATCTGATTACAGCACTGCCGGAAAAACCTTTATGGGAAAAATTGTTGGATTAACGGCAGAAGGTAAACTGATATTACAGGTCAATAATCAGCATGAAGTTTTCGGATTCAAAGAAATAGAAATGATTATATGA